The Natator depressus isolate rNatDep1 chromosome 18, rNatDep2.hap1, whole genome shotgun sequence genomic interval AGGTCAAAAATCCACTTGATAGGCCTTCGACACCTCTCAGTAACACACACCTCATTCCATCTTCTGCTTATCCTCCCAGCAGAGTCCAACCTGTTGACACCCTGAATGACATTTCCCagacaagaagaaaagaaataatcGTGTGTGGCATGAGGGGATGGGGCTTAATGGGGCAGGCACAGAGAGCctgggatggaggggaggaggaatcGGGGGCACGCAAAGCCCCTGGAATGAAGGGGAGGAAGTCTAGGAGTCCCTGAACTAGAAGGGCAGTGGATGGTGACACACAGGAGAGTTGTGGAGGGAATGGAGGGATTCCAGGAGCCCCGCCATCGGGAGGTGAGTTGGGCCGACAGAAGCTATGAAGCGAGCGACGCCCTAGTTGACATTCCCCAAGTCCCCATGCTGGGTTCCAGCCACGTGCCCCCTGGGGGCTCTTGCTGGCAGAGTCATTGATCTGTCGGGTGCACCACGCTGCGCTGCTTCTCGGCCCACAGCAGCCTAGAGATGTGGATGTCTCCACATGGCCCGATGGCCTCATCCCAGCAGTACTCCGGAGACAAGATCTTGGTTGGCTTGTGCAGCTGGAAGTACTTATTGAGGTGGCTCTCGTCATGCCAGCGGGGCCTCCACACCATTCCTCTTGTTCTGGAAGCAGCTTTCCGTCAGGTTCTTCACTGTGGGCATGACCCCTGAACACTGCTGCACGGTAGTGGCAGTCCCCTGCACCTGGGCCCAGAAAGGCAGCTGGTCTGAGGTTTCGGGCAGAGGTGAAGGAGAAGCAGGTCCACCAGTCGAAATAGGAATGGAGCAGGGCAACGGACTCGGCCAGCGCTCCCAGCCCGAAGGCTCCAACAAAGAACTGGTCGATATACAGGCAGAAAACTTACTGGGCCTCCCTGCAGATAGCAGGGTCCAGGCCCTGGGTGAACCAATGTATCCTCATCATGGAGACATCCTGCCAGCCCTTCTGGTTCTCCACCATCAGGGTCCTCAGGTGCCGCTCCGTGGCCAGGCGGAGCCGCGGCACTGCACCCACCCTGTCTGTGAAGATGTAGTAGATCACCCTCCAGCCCACCATTAAGTGTTCCTCAGCCGTCACCAGGAAATGCTCCAGACACTTAGCCAGGTACCTGCACAAGAGGTGGCAGAGGGTTAGGGGGCCAGGCTGGCCCCAGGCACCTGGGACTG includes:
- the A3GALT2 gene encoding LOW QUALITY PROTEIN: alpha-1,3-galactosyltransferase 2 (The sequence of the model RefSeq protein was modified relative to this genomic sequence to represent the inferred CDS: inserted 2 bases in 1 codon; deleted 1 base in 1 codon; substituted 1 base at 1 genomic stop codon), whose translation is MVGWRVIYYIFTDRVGAVPRLRLATERHLRTLMVENQKGWQDVSMMRIHWFTQGLDPAICREAQXVFCLYIDQFFVGAFGLGALAESVALLHSYFDWWTCFSFTSARNLRPAAFLGPGAGDCHYRAAVFXGVMPTVKNLTESCFQNKRNGVEARWHDESHLNKYFQLHKPTKILSPEYCWDEAIGPCGDIHISRLLWAEKQRSVVHPTDQ